The following coding sequences lie in one Treponema sp. OMZ 790 genomic window:
- a CDS encoding Rpn family recombination-promoting nuclease/putative transposase has product MSTSNRKYKDSVFVDLFSEDEKAKENFLSLYNALHNTALSDKEQLKSIRLDQILYMIFYNDVSYLVDNKIIVLAEHQSTINPNMPLRCLEYVTRLYETLFESKEKYSRKLLYIPIPEFYVFYNGEETFPCDKTLKLSDAFIEKTEEPNLELIVKVININHQKCHPVLKNCKTMYEYTIFVETVRKWKKTDPQNGFQKAIEECIANNILRDYLKRKTKEVLNMLLAEYDYETDIAVQRAEEREIAFAEGIEQGIEQGSYQKALETAAAFKRLGFDIAKIAEGTGLSLKEIEAL; this is encoded by the coding sequence ATGAGCACTTCAAACAGAAAATACAAAGACTCGGTTTTTGTTGACCTTTTTAGTGAAGATGAAAAAGCAAAAGAGAATTTTTTGTCGCTATATAATGCGTTACATAATACTGCTCTTAGCGATAAAGAGCAACTGAAAAGTATAAGGCTTGACCAAATCTTGTATATGATATTTTATAATGATGTTTCTTATCTAGTAGACAATAAAATCATAGTTCTGGCGGAACATCAGTCCACTATTAACCCCAACATGCCTTTACGCTGCCTTGAATATGTCACCCGGCTATATGAAACACTCTTTGAATCAAAAGAAAAATATAGCCGTAAATTGCTGTATATCCCGATTCCGGAATTCTATGTATTTTACAATGGAGAAGAAACTTTTCCTTGTGATAAGACATTAAAATTATCGGATGCTTTTATTGAAAAAACAGAAGAACCTAATCTTGAATTGATAGTTAAGGTAATAAACATAAATCATCAAAAATGCCATCCTGTATTGAAAAACTGTAAAACAATGTATGAATACACCATATTTGTAGAAACGGTACGGAAATGGAAAAAAACTGATCCTCAAAACGGCTTTCAAAAAGCCATTGAAGAATGTATAGCAAACAATATTTTGCGTGATTATTTAAAACGCAAAACTAAGGAGGTATTAAATATGTTACTAGCCGAATATGATTATGAGACCGATATAGCCGTACAACGTGCCGAAGAACGGGAAATCGCCTTTGCTGAAGGAATTGAGCAAGGTATTGAACAAGGCTCATATCAAAAAGCTCTTGAAACAGCGGCAGCATTTAAACGGCTTGGTTTTGATATTGCTAAAATAGCCGAAGGAACAGGATTAAGCTTAAAAGAAATAGAAGCGTTATAA